The Terriglobus tenax genome contains a region encoding:
- a CDS encoding efflux RND transporter periplasmic adaptor subunit, with the protein MGPMPVSAIVARGTDVPLTGEWVGTLDGYVNAQIQPQVSGYLIRQNYREGSEVAKGQVLFEIDPRQFQASLDQAEGQLGQAKAQMQLAQINVKRDTPLAEAKAIAQSQLDNELQQLAQAEAAVKTAEASVENAKLNLGWTQVRSLISGVAGQAATQVGNLVSPQSVLTSVSQLNPVKVYFSVSDAEYLALTHHSATGNSDLLSGASKIPLTLVLSNGETYTQKGHIVFVDRQMNAQTGAIRVAAAFANPGNILRPGQFGRIHAETQVRHNAIVVPQSAVAELQGTQQVYLAGEDGKVHVSNVKLGPQYGNNWVIESGVPAGAKVITDNLQKLREGAPVAAKVTDFQPTASTQPAGR; encoded by the coding sequence ATGGGACCGATGCCGGTCTCGGCCATTGTTGCCCGCGGAACCGACGTGCCTTTGACGGGCGAGTGGGTCGGTACCCTGGATGGCTATGTCAATGCACAGATCCAGCCCCAGGTCAGCGGTTACCTTATCCGCCAGAATTACCGCGAAGGTTCTGAGGTTGCCAAGGGACAGGTGCTGTTTGAGATCGATCCGCGGCAGTTCCAGGCCTCGCTCGACCAGGCCGAGGGACAGCTTGGACAGGCCAAGGCCCAGATGCAACTGGCCCAGATCAACGTGAAGCGCGACACGCCACTGGCTGAGGCCAAGGCTATTGCCCAGAGCCAGCTCGACAACGAGCTGCAGCAGTTGGCTCAGGCAGAAGCCGCCGTGAAGACGGCAGAGGCCAGCGTTGAGAATGCCAAACTGAATCTTGGCTGGACGCAGGTGCGTTCGCTTATCTCCGGTGTTGCCGGTCAGGCCGCCACGCAGGTAGGCAACCTGGTCAGCCCGCAGTCGGTGCTCACGTCGGTCTCGCAGTTGAACCCAGTGAAGGTCTACTTCTCGGTGAGCGATGCCGAGTACCTGGCGCTGACGCATCACAGTGCGACTGGCAACAGCGATCTGCTGAGCGGCGCTTCAAAGATTCCCCTGACGCTGGTGCTCTCCAATGGAGAGACCTACACGCAGAAGGGACACATCGTCTTTGTAGACCGCCAGATGAACGCCCAGACCGGTGCAATCCGCGTGGCCGCGGCGTTTGCCAACCCTGGTAATATTTTGCGTCCGGGCCAGTTCGGCCGCATCCACGCAGAGACCCAGGTTCGCCACAACGCGATCGTGGTTCCGCAGTCGGCTGTGGCCGAACTACAGGGCACGCAGCAGGTCTATCTGGCAGGTGAGGATGGCAAGGTTCACGTTTCCAATGTCAAGCTGGGACCGCAGTACGGCAACAACTGGGTGATCGAAAGTGGCGTTCCCGCCGGAGCCAAGGTCATTACCGACAACCTGCAGAAGCTGCGTGAAGGCGCTCCGGTTGCCGCCAAGGTAACCGACTTCCAGCCAACCGCATCCACACAGCCGGCCGGGAGGTAA
- a CDS encoding TetR/AcrR family transcriptional regulator: MKDSGNHRSDRIPAPKQARAFKTRAELLQAARTVFAKSGFEHARLEDIARLAGKTRGAIYANFKDKEDIFFAIFEESLEEDSNLLRDTLKHCTSMMERLKAFSKHLAECVNDREAALLHIEFKTYAVRHPKRKRLAALHSRMIEQYVAREVADFIPQLQNTTTRKVISGLLDGFALNYQFDTNPISLVMLTEIIFVLLQQIVSS, from the coding sequence ATGAAAGATTCAGGAAATCATCGCTCCGACCGAATCCCTGCTCCCAAGCAGGCACGTGCCTTCAAAACAAGGGCGGAGTTGTTACAGGCAGCACGTACAGTGTTTGCAAAATCCGGCTTTGAGCATGCCCGGCTGGAGGATATTGCTCGCCTGGCGGGCAAAACCCGCGGCGCGATCTACGCGAATTTTAAGGACAAAGAGGACATCTTCTTCGCAATTTTTGAAGAAAGTCTCGAGGAAGACAGCAACCTGCTACGCGACACCCTCAAGCACTGTACCTCCATGATGGAGCGTCTGAAGGCTTTCAGCAAGCACCTGGCAGAGTGCGTCAACGACCGTGAAGCAGCCCTGCTTCATATTGAGTTCAAAACATACGCCGTACGCCACCCGAAGCGGAAACGCCTTGCCGCCCTCCACTCCCGGATGATTGAGCAATATGTAGCACGCGAGGTCGCGGACTTTATCCCCCAGTTGCAAAACACCACCACCCGTAAGGTGATCTCCGGCCTGCTGGATGGGTTCGCATTGAACTATCAGTTCGACACCAACCCGATCTCCCTGGTCATGCTTACGGAGATTATTTTCGTGTTGCTACAGCAGATTGTGTCTAGCTAA